In Nocardia sp. NBC_01327, the genomic stretch TCCAGCACACCCACACCGCACTCGAGGACCTCGGCGTGACCCGCGCCCGCCTTGGTGAGATCGGCGCGATCGCGTTCCAATTCCTCGATCGCGCTGATGCCCTTGAGCGCCAGCATGCGCCCGTGATCGTGAATCAGCGGCATGGACCAACCGGCCAGCCGCGCCAGGGGAGCGACCGCGCGGGAGGTGACCACGTCCGCGCCGCCGGCCTCCTTCTTCACACCGGCCTGCTCGGCCCGGCCGCGGACGACGGTGATATCGAGTCCGGCGGCCTCGATGAACTCGGCCAGGAAGACGGTGCGGCGAAGCAGCGGCTCCACCAAGGTGATTCGAAGATCCGGGCGGGCGATGGCGAGGGGGATGCCCGGCAGTCCCGCACCGCTGCCGACATCGACGACGGTCGCGCCCTGCGGGATGAGCTCACCGATCACCGCGCAATTGAGAATGTGCCGATCCCACAGCCGGGGCACCTCGCGCGGACCGATCAGGCCGCGCTCCACACCCGCACCCGCGAGGGCGGTGTAGTAGCGACGGGCCAACTCCAGCCGATTCCCGAAGACCACCGCAGCGGCGGCGGGCGGTTCCGACTCGGTTGGCATTGCTGCCTGATCGGTCATCTCGGTGCCAGGTTCCACGTGAAACATCCTTCCGAACTGATGACGAACAATCGG encodes the following:
- the rsmG gene encoding 16S rRNA (guanine(527)-N(7))-methyltransferase RsmG, yielding MFHVEPGTEMTDQAAMPTESEPPAAAAVVFGNRLELARRYYTALAGAGVERGLIGPREVPRLWDRHILNCAVIGELIPQGATVVDVGSGAGLPGIPLAIARPDLRITLVEPLLRRTVFLAEFIEAAGLDITVVRGRAEQAGVKKEAGGADVVTSRAVAPLARLAGWSMPLIHDHGRMLALKGISAIEELERDRADLTKAGAGHAEVLECGVGVLETPTMVISAERLPRGERRKSRARNN